A genomic window from Lycium barbarum isolate Lr01 chromosome 4, ASM1917538v2, whole genome shotgun sequence includes:
- the LOC132638291 gene encoding trifunctional UDP-glucose 4,6-dehydratase/UDP-4-keto-6-deoxy-D-glucose 3,5-epimerase/UDP-4-keto-L-rhamnose-reductase RHM1-like: MSPQPAPYVPKNVLITGAAGFIPSHVTNRLTKLYPDYRIVALDKLDYCSSLKNLEPSYSSPNFKFVKADITSADLINHLLVEEKIDTIMHFAAQTHVDNSFGNSFEFTINNIYGTHVLLEACKLTKSIKRFIHVSTDEVYGETDLETDIGNPEASQLLPTNPYSATKAGAEMLVMAYHRSYGLPTITTRGNNVYGPNQFPEKLIPKFIILAMKGERLPIHGDGSNVRSYLYSDDVAEAFDVILHKGVIGHVYNIGTKKERRVLDVAEDICKLFGLNTQEVIELVQDRPFNDQRYFLDDQKLKKLGWQERTPWEEGLKKTLDWYTKNPDWWGDITGALHPHPRISNIMPSHDEGCLLQLIKGSKKGSGSDLKFLIYGRTGWIGGLLGKMCEERGIAYEYGLGRLQDRNSLMHDMVRVKPTHVFNAAGVTGRPNVDWCESHKVETIRTNVAGTLTLADICKEADILVMNFATGCIFEYDEGHPLGSGIGFKEEEKPNFTGSFYSKTKAMVEELLKEYDNVCTLRVRMPISSDLSNPRNFITKITRYDKVVNIPNSMTVLDELLPISIEMAKRNCRGIWNFTNPGVVSHNEILEMYRDYIDPKFKWQNFDLQEQAKVIIAPRSNNELDTTKLKKEFPELLSIKESIIKYVFGPNKKT; encoded by the exons ATGTCGCCCCAACCAGCTCCTTATGTACCCAAAAATGTCCTCATAACGGGTGCAGCAGGCTTCATTCCCTCGCATGTAACCAACAGGTTGACCAAGCTTTATCCTGACTACAGGATTGTTGCTCTTGACAAGCTCGATTATTGCTCGAGTCTGAAAAATTTGGAGCCTAGTTACTCATCTCCAAATTTTAAATTTGTCAAGGCTGATATTACAAGTGCTGATCTTATCAATCATCTTTTGGTTGAAGAGAAGATTGACACAATTATGCATTTTGCAGCACAGACTCATGTGGATAATTCATTTGGAAATTCATTCGAGTTCACAATCAATAATATTTATGGTACCCATGTGCTTCTTGAAGCTTGTAAGTTGACTAAATCCATCAAGAGATTCATTCATGTTAGTACAGATGAAGTTTATGGTGAGACCGATTTGGAGACCGACATTGGCAATCCTGAAGCTTCTCAACTCCTTCCTACTAATCCATATTCTGCAACTAAAGCTGGAGCGGAAATGCTTGTCATGGCTTACCATAGGTCTTATGGCCTACCGACAATCACAACCCGAGGGAATAACGTTTATGGCCCGAACCAGTTCCCTGAGAAGTTGATTCCAAAGTTCATAATTCTTGCCATGAAGGGCGAGCGTTTGCCAATTCATGGGGATGGATCGAACGTTAGGAGTTATTTGTACTCTGATGATGTTGCTGAGGCATTTGATGTGATACTTCACAAAGGGGTGATTGGCCATGTGTATAACATTGGCACTAAAAAGGAGAGAAGAGTTTTGGATGTGGCCGAGGACATATGCAAATTATTCGGCTTGAACACTCAAGAAGTTATCGAGCTTGTGCAGGACAGACCCTTTAATGACCAAAGGTATTTCTTGGATGATCAAAAGCTTAAGAAGTTAGGGTGGCAAGAAAGGACCCCTTGGGAGGAAGGACTAAAAAAGACCCTCGATTGGTACACCAAAAATCCTGATTGGTGGGGCGATATAACCGGAGCCCTTCACCCACATCCGAGAATTTCAAATATTATGCCTTCACATGATGAAGGGTGTTTGTTGCAGCTTATAAAAGGAAGCAAGAAAGGCAGTGGCTCGGACTTGAAATTCTTGATTTATGGAAGAACTGGTTGGATCGGAGGGTTGTTAGGAAAGATGTGTGAAGAGCGTGGAATAGCATACGAGTATGGGTTAGGGCGATTGCAGGATAGGAATTCGCTAATGCATGACATGGTAAGGGTAAAACCGACCCATGTTTTCAATGCAGCTGGTGTTACTGGGAGGCCTAATGTGGATTGGTGTGAATCACATAAAGTAGAGACGATTAGAACTAATGTTGCAGGTACACTAACTTTGGCTGATATCTGTAAAGAAGCGGATATCTTGGTGATGAATTTCGCGACCGGTTGCATATTTGAGTATGATGAGGGGCACCCACTAGGCTCGGGCATCGGATTCAAGGAGGAAGAGAAACCAAATTTTACAGGATCCTTCTATTCCAAGACCAAAGCCATG GTTGAGGAGCTTCTAAAAGAATATGATAATGTTTGTACCCTCAGAGTAAGAATGCCAATATCATCGGATCTCAGCAACCCAAGAAACTTCATCACGAAGATCACGCGTTATGATAAAGTGGTAAACATACCAAATAGCATGACAGTGCTAGACGAGTTGCTACCAATATCTATTGAGATGGCAAAGAGAAACTGCAGAGGGATATGGAACTTCACCAATCCGGGAGTTGTGAGCCACAATGAGATTCTAGAGATGTACAGAGACTATATTGACCCCAAATTCAAGTGGCAGAATTTTGATCTTCAAGAACAAGCCAAAGTGATCATTGCACCAAGAAGTAACAATGAGCTTGACACAACAAAACTGAAGAAAGAATTCCCAGAATTGTTATCTATCAAAGAGTCTATCATCAAGTATGTCTTCGGACCTAACAAAAAAACATAA
- the LOC132635596 gene encoding exocyst complex component EXO70A1-like: MMTMMEKGVEHLISARKSLRVNLEKSKALGLSLEKDGPRLVEINQRLSSLEAAIRPIRAQSDALVAVVGHINHAVLPATAVLKVFDAIHGLEKSLSDPESDLPGYLSVIRRLKEALRFLGENCDMAIQWLADIVEYLEDHSVADGKFISSLKEALTYLRELHSGKDGVHFDGGLLEVALDRLENEFRRLLTENSVPLPMSTLDLPGEQACIAPSPLPVAVIKKLQTILSRSVANNRVEKCVEIYVEVRSSNVRASLQALNLDYLEISVSEFNDVQSIEGHIGNWGKHLEFAVKHLLEAEYKLCNDVFERLGLDVWMGCFAKIASQAGILAFLQFGKTVAESKKDPIKMLKLLDIFASLNKLRLDFNRLFGGAACAEIQKLTRDLIKRVIDGASELFWEVQVQVELQRQMPPPPDGSVPKLIIFITDYCNKLLGDDYKPILTQVLVIERSWKREIFQERLLFDELLNIMRGVQLNLETWSKGYKDDTLSYVFLMNNHWHLYKHLKGTKLGSLLGDSWLREHEQYKDYYPAVLMRESWAKLPALLSREGLILFSGGRATARDLVKKRLKAFNEAFDDMYKKQSNWVILDKELREKTCQLIIQTIVPVYRSYMQNYGPLVEQEGGSKYAKYTAQSLEKMLNSLFIPKPVRHGSFKVRVPSGKFNNSVADQNQTANVK, from the coding sequence atgatgaCCATGATGGAAAAAGGTGTTGAACACTTGATATCTGCTAGGAAGTCTTTGAGGGTTAATTTGGAGAAATCAAAAGCCTTAGGTTTATCTCTTGAAAAAGATGGCCCTAGATTAGTTGAGATTAACCAGAGATTGTCTTCTTTGGAGGCTGCAATTAGGCCAATTAGGGCTCAAAGTGATGCTCTTGTTGCTGTTGTTGGACATATTAATCATGCCGTGTTACCTGCCACTGCTGTTCTTAAAGTTTTTGATGCCATTCATGGGCTCGAAAAGTCGTTATCAGATCCTGAATCTGACCTCCCTGGGTACCTTAGTGTGATCAGGAGGCTTAAAGAGGCGTTAAGATTTTTAGGGGAGAATTGTGACATGGCAATTCAGTGGTTGGCGGATATTGTGGAGTACCTAGAGGACCATAGTGTTGCTGATGGAAAGTTTATTTCAAGTTTGAAGGAGGCATTGACTTATCTAAGGGAGCTGCATAGTGGGAAGGATGGGGTCCACTTTGACGGAGGACTTCTTGAGGTTGCGTTAGATAGATTGGAAAATGAATTTAGGCGGTTGCTGACTGAAAATAGTGTACCGTTGCCAATGTCTACTCTGGACTTGCCAGGTGAACAGGCCTGTATAGCTCCGTCCCCGCTGCCCGTTGCTGTTATAAAGAAGCTACAGACTATACTTAGCAGATCGGTTGCCAATAACAGGGTTGAAAAGTGCGTGGAAATCTATGTTGAGGTACGGAGTTCTAATGTCAGGGCAAGTTTGCAGGCACTTAATTTGGATTACCTCGAGATTTCAGTCTCCGAGTTCAATGACGTGCAGAGCATAGAGGGCCACATTGGTAATTGGGGTAAGCATCTAGAGTTTGCTGTGAAACATCTTTTAGAGGCCGAATATAAACTCTGTAACgatgtgtttgaaagattagggTTGGATGTGTGGATGGGGTGTTTCGCAAAAATAGCTTCCCAGGCAGGTATTCTTGCGTTCCTTCAGTTTGGAAAAACTGTTGCAGAGAGCAAGAAGGATCCGATTAAGATGTTAAAACTGTTAGATATCTTTGCATCTTTAAATAAGCTGAGATTGGATTTTAATCGGCTCTTTGGTGGAGCTGCATGTGCTGAAATCCAGAAGTTGACAAGGGATCTAATAAAGCGGGTGATTGATGGGGCTAGTGAACTCTTCTGGGAAGTTCAGGTTCAAGTTGAATTGCAAAGGCAAATGCCACCTCCTCCAGATGGTAGTGTCCCGAAACTTATCATCTTTATCACCGACTACTGCAATAAGCTGCTTGGAGATGATTATAAGCCAATTCTCACCCAAGTTTTGGTAATTGAAAGAAGTTGGAAGCGTGAAATATTTCAAGAGCGGCTTCTCTTTGATGAGCTACTGAATATTATGAGAGGTGTTCAGTTGAATTTAGAGACATGGTCCAAGGGATACAAAGATGATACCTTGTCGTACGTGTTCTTGATGAACAATCATTGGCATCTTTATAAGCATCTGAAAGGCACAAAGCTCGGTAGTCTTTTGGGAGATTCTTGGTTGAGAGAACATGAACAGTACAAGGATTACTATCCTGCCGTCCTCATGAGAGAGAGCTGGGCGAAGCTTCCTGCTCTCTTAAGCCGGGAAGGTCTTATTCTCTTCTCTGGTGGACGTGCCACTGCTCGTGATCTTGTTAAGAAAAGATTAAAAGCTTTTAATGAAGCTTTTGATGACATGTATAAGAAGCAGTCTAATTGGGTCATTCTTGACAAAGAACTAAGAGAAAAGACATGCCAGCTCATCATTCAGACAATTGTACCTGTTTACCGGAGTTACATGCAGAACTATGGGCCATTGGTTGAACAAGAAGGAGGTTCCAAATATGCAAAGTACACGGCTCAGTCTTTGGAGAAAATGCTGAATTCTCTTTTTATTCCAAAGCCTGTGAGACATGGTAGTTTCAAAGTTCGAGTACCTAGTGGAAAATTCAACAACAGTGTTGCAGATCAGAATCAGACTGCTAATGTTAAGTAA
- the LOC132635595 gene encoding serine/arginine-rich splicing factor RSZ22A-like: protein MSRVYVGNLDPRVSERELEDEFRIFGVIRSVWVARRPPGYAFIDFDDRRDAQDAIREIDGKNGWRVELSHNSREGGRGGRGGGRGRSGGSDLKCYECGESGHFARECRTRGGGGPGRRRSRSPPRYRRSPSYGRRSYSPRGRSPRRRSPSPRGRSYSRSPYRGRDEAPYANGNGLRERLRSRS, encoded by the exons ATGTCAAGAGTCTATGTCGGAAATCTGGACCCTAGGGTCAGTGAAAGAGAGCTTGAAGACGAATTCCGCATCTTTGGAGTTATAAGAAG TGTTTGGGTTGCAAGACGCCCCCCTGGCTACGCTTTTATTGACTTTGATGATCGACGGGATGCACAAGATGCAATCAGAGAGATCGACG GTAAGAATGGATGGAGGGTGGAGCTTTCACATAATTCTAGAGAAGGAGGTCGTGGGGGCCGTGGAGGGGGCCGAGGTCGCTCTGGCGGCTCTGATTTGAAGTGCTACGAGTGTGGTGAGTCTGGTCATTTTGCTCGCGAGTGCAGAACGCGTGGAGGTGGAGGTCCTGGAAGACGTAGAAGTCGAAGCCCTCCTAGATACCGAAGGAGCCCAAGTTATGGTCGTAG GAGCTATAGTCCTCGTGGGCGTTCCCCTAGGCGCCGAAGCCCGTCACCACGCGGTCGCAGCTATAGCCGGTCGCCATATCGCGGCCGAGATGAAGCTCCATATGCTAATGG AAATGGACTCAGGGAGCGTCTCAGAAGCCGAAGTTGA